Proteins from one Pelodiscus sinensis isolate JC-2024 chromosome 21, ASM4963464v1, whole genome shotgun sequence genomic window:
- the MED31 gene encoding mediator of RNA polymerase II transcription subunit 31, producing the protein METDDTGNRLRFQLELEFVQCLANPNYLNFLAQRGYFKDKSFVNYLKYLLYWKEPEYAKYLKYPQCLHMLELLQYEHFRKELVNAQCAKFIDEQQILHWQHYSRKRMRLQQALAEQQQQNSTSVK; encoded by the exons ATGGAAACAG ATGATACTGGAAATCGACTTCGGTTCCAACTGGAGTTGGAATTTGTTCAGTGTCTGGCAAACCCCAATTACCTCAATT TTCTTGCACAGAGAGGGTATTTCAAAGACAAATCTTTTGTAAACTATCTTAAATATTTACTTTACTGGAAAGAACCTGAATATGCGAAATACCTAAA GTATCCTCAGTGTTTGCATATGTTAGAGCTGCTCCAATATGAACACTTCCGTAAAGAACTGGTAAATGCTCAGTGTGCTAAATTTATTGATGAACAACAGATCCTTCACTGGCAGCATTATTCACGGAAAAGAATGCGTCTCCAGCAAGCACTGGCCGAGCAGCAGCAACAGAATAGTACTTCTGTAAAATGA